In the genome of Luteibacter yeojuensis, one region contains:
- a CDS encoding glutaminyl-peptide cyclotransferase, translated as MAIDVPTYTAHVVHIYPHDRQAFTEGLYYEDGFLFESTGGYVQAGVRKVRLDTAEVVQQRETPLHLFGEGIVASGSKILQLTWQEGIGFLYDRKSFALLGQIRYPGEGWAMTRNASHIFMSDGTPRIRILDPDSFAQTGSIDVTVDGQPLRQINELEWVKGEIYANVWQTSRIARIDPATGHVTGWIDLGNLAAMQHVDNPADDVLNGIAYDAAHDRLFVTGKCWDAVYEIKVGHAL; from the coding sequence ATGGCGATCGATGTGCCGACGTACACGGCGCACGTCGTGCACATCTACCCGCATGACCGCCAGGCCTTCACCGAAGGCCTGTACTACGAAGACGGGTTCCTCTTCGAGAGCACCGGCGGGTATGTCCAGGCCGGCGTGCGCAAGGTGCGCCTGGACACGGCAGAGGTGGTGCAGCAGCGGGAAACGCCGCTGCACCTCTTCGGCGAAGGCATCGTCGCCAGCGGCTCGAAGATCCTGCAGCTCACCTGGCAGGAGGGCATTGGCTTCCTCTACGACCGCAAGTCGTTCGCCCTGCTGGGCCAGATCCGTTATCCCGGGGAGGGCTGGGCGATGACACGGAATGCCTCGCACATCTTCATGAGCGACGGCACGCCGCGTATCCGCATCCTCGATCCGGACTCCTTCGCGCAGACGGGTTCGATCGACGTTACCGTCGACGGCCAGCCGCTGCGGCAGATCAACGAGCTGGAATGGGTGAAGGGCGAGATCTACGCGAACGTGTGGCAGACCTCGCGCATCGCGCGCATCGACCCCGCGACCGGTCACGTGACCGGATGGATCGACCTGGGCAACCTGGCCGCCATGCAGCACGTGGACAACCCCGCCGACGACGTCCTCAACGGCATCGCCTACGACGCGGCGCACGACCGGCTGTTCGTGACGGGCAAGTGCTGGGATGCCGTTTACGAAATCAAGGTCGGCCACGCGCTGTAG